From Zea mays cultivar B73 chromosome 3, Zm-B73-REFERENCE-NAM-5.0, whole genome shotgun sequence:
catgcgcctaggggtcccttttatagccccaaggcagctaggagccgttgagagcaatctgggaaggcaaatcttgccttctgtcgtctggcgcaccggacagtccggtgcacaccggacactgtccggtgctcgatttctttccttaactggcgcagccgaccgttggcagccagagagccgttggcgcaccggacatgtccggtgcacaccggacagtccggtgcccccttctagccgttggctcggccacgtgtcccgcgcagatcgcgcggccgaccgttggcccggccgaccgttggctcaccggacagtccggtgcacaccggacagtccggtgcacaccggacagtccggtgaattatagccgtacgtcgccggtgaattcccgagagcgaccacttcgctcgaaccagcttggcgcaccggacactgtccggtgcaccatcggacagtccggtgcaccaccggacagtccggtgctcccagactgagcagattcttggctgcttgagccaagacattttcaattggatttttcctgtttccagcacttagacacaatacattagtctctaaaacaatgtactaagtctgagaaacatacctttatccttgatttgtactttgtccaccattttacacttaggcacttgtgttggacactaaatcaccaaaatacttagaaatggcccaagggcacatttcccttccaGGTATGTTGTGGCTCGGGCGCATGTCTTGGTAATTCATTAAAACGGGCCCGAccgttgctggcccggacggtccgcgctcacgtgtggACGGTACGGTCATGTGCAAATCAGCTAATTTATTGCCGATGTGCATAAGAGGTTGTGGTTGCCCAGGGCATGTgtctatcggcatcccataaaggggttgtaacTGGTCGTGACAACTTGTAGCCGATGAATTACACGTGTTTTCCCCCAAtttaacctcgtgcgaaggaaaatttgcaacagtagatttatcaaatgcaggtACTAGCCTCCTATAAtcattttgcataccccctatgatattttgcatttgttctcactgttcatctacataatttttaagagattgtagctcgtttgtGTTGCTTACCTCGGGGGTAGTCGTAGTAGGTCGAAGCGAAGCCAGATCcgtcgcccgttgccgaacgaccttgttgttcctgtccactttgaagttggccagaaACTTCGCATTTGCCTCTTGGATcggctgctccttgtgctcctcgaactggagctgtttgTCAGccagcaaggtttcccaagtcggctctatgatattGCTGGGGAGACTTCATAGTGGACAACCATtaagggccgatttgataggtctatatgtgttatctccagcggagtcgccaaaaagtgtgttgatacctttttggggcgccaatcactaaacaagaaccggcggcggtgctctctgcagaggggcggacggtccgcggcctggtgcaggGCTTAGGttctcctgcctgacggccggacggtccgcgcgtgcgcagggggcggtgaaggtcgccggcggcgcctggatctcgctccaaggagggaccccatcggggaggagagatcctaggtgatgtctaggctcgggcagaccgacctagactcctctaatcgacgtagagtcgaatagaagcggagaatttggggattgagagactAAActggaactagactagaactactcctaattgtatagaaaataaatgcgagataaaagtttattgattcgattgatgattacaaatcggacgtattcctctatatttatagaggagggggctggatcCATTACAAACAAACTCCCCGAGCTAATTCCGTGAATCTCGTCAACAAAcacagcaagaaactcggaaccctaatcagtTCTGCGcgcgcgcagaccgtccggcttcCTATTTTGCGCCTCAACAATGGTATTGTAATCATTGTGCGTTAATATTTTATCGAATGTTTTGTGTGCCGTCACAACGCACGGGTATCTAACTAGTTTCCTAAAATGTTATAGCTGCTGGTGATAtgcttagggtctgtttggttgggctgtggctgtgaaaaaagctgctgTGAGCTGTAGAAAAAGCTGCTGTGGGCTATAagttgttaaaaagctaaaaaacatttggtggaaaccactaaaagtcgttaaaaattcttcgatttatgttttcacagttccattcgaaaagccactaaaagcaggtccaggggtgctttcagatttgcactacgagaaagtcggcttttagaaaaagctgcttcctggattcagccctttggttggcttttgacttttagggagcaaaagccaaagccaaaagtcaaaccaaacacacccttacaaTACTTATCGCCTGTCAAGTCCAAACAGTAAACCCTGACCTAGCTAATACGTGAAGCTCAGAAAGTCTTTGTTCCCAGTAAAAATGCAGCCGCATCTCTGAATTCTCAAGCATGCCTGCCACGTGCCATGGTAACTTCACTTACATTGCCCTTTTTTGATTTGCTCGTTTGTTTGCACTTACCTGTACGTATACGCAGCCGTCGAAAATTCCTTACGGACCTCTCCTGATCCTCTAGTAAAAATGGAGCTGCACTCCATGCATCTCTGAACTCTGAAGCACGCACGGACGGTGGCAGACGCTGTACGAGAATTCACGTGGTTAAAAAGACTCTACGATAAAATCAAGTAAGCCCATAAAAAATTAGTACTGCATAAAATTTAAATTTTATGTTAATATATATGATACAAgttcaaaaacaaaactatatGAGAATAAAAGAAGCAACCATACCGCTAGCTTTTTGCTGACCGAATCCAAACTATGTGTACCTTTTCGAATATTGATCTTATGTCGGAGATAGGGCGTCGGGAAAGGGTCAAGGTCGGACAACGCAACATCGAGAAGGTGACAACGACGGGCAGCGTCAGGAACGGAGCATCGGAGCAAATTGATTCAGATGGGTGTTGAAAAGAATGGGCCAAGACAAATAGACGTAAGGACTGAGAAGGAGGACCGAAATTAGGAGAATTGACTAGGAGACCTAGAATAAAACTGGTTTGATCTATCTAAAACTTTTTTTTCTATACTTAACAGTAAATAAACATTAAATATAAGAGGGTACTAAAAATTGAGGGGGCCCACATTTGCCCCCATTTGGATCCGCCACTGGACATGGTTAACGTACATGTGGTACGCCTACACGAGAATTCTGAGATTCTAAGGCAGATATCTCATGACTCATCAAAATATGATGATGCTCCTGCTTGGTGCTTGGTGCTTGGTCCTTGGCTCCTTGCAGTGCTCACCTCTCGAGTTTTGACCACCAAATTATTTACTCCGTCATCGAAGCGAGTAAAAACTAACAGGAAAACAGAACCATTCTTTTTTCAGGAGAAAACAGAACCATTCTGAACAAGAAGAAAAAAATACAGAAACTGGAAAACCAGATCAGGAACTGCTTCAGTTTTTTTATCTTCTCTGcagagaaagaagaaagaaagaaagaaagaaaaaacagTACGTATGTTTCGATCTGCTTGGCTACACCATCACATAAAGCTAGAGCCGCCTGCATTGCATATAACATAGTATGGGCCACGAATGCATGCATGCACAATTTGATGCGTTACCATGCATATAACATTACATGCATGTCGTACTGTAGCCTGTACCAGCTTTCTCCAACTGTTGGATAGGCTTGCGAAGTCGTGATCTGATCTCTAGGCACTACTCGGAAGCAGCCTTGGCGGCAGTACGCTAGCTAGCGCCCACCACCAGCATCTACGTGCAGAGAGAGACGAACAAGGCTGAAGACTGAAAAAGGCAGGTGGGATGCAGAAAGGGGACTAGAAAGCTGAAGCAATTGGCCGCATGTACTGCGGCGAAAATATTCCTCTTCTTCTGGCAGTCGCCTGCAGCATCCTCTTGCAGTAGAGTACAGGAACAGCCCGAGTGCTCAGCTAGCACACAGATGTTACATGCTCCCAACTACATTATTCCTTCTCTGTTCTCTCCTCAGACACCCACACCCACACACAAACAATGAGAGAGAGATGCCAAGAAACTTACATGCACATAGCAGCAAGAGCATTCCGATCCTTCATGAACGAGGAGCATGCACTTGGTTCTGCTTCAACTCGCAGTGTGTAAAAGAAGCAGCAGCTAGCTTTTCAGTCCACAGCGGCACTCATGCATGATCCTCCTCTGCCTATAAATACTCGTGTGAGTAAGACacggacagagagagagagagagagagagagagagatcggcCATCAGTTGAGTGAGCGGGCGAGAGCAAGCGAGCGAGCGGTAGTACGTGCTGCGACCGGAGCTAGTGTGTGTGTGCAGTGTAGTGTAGGTGCATGCATGCCTGACCGACGATCGGAGGCGACGGCGGAGTCCATGGAGCGGCAGGCCGGGGCAGGGAGAGAGGAGGGCGTGGCGGCGGCGCCGCGGAAGGGCTGCATCCGCTCGACGCAGGGGCCGTGGACGGTGCGGCGCCGCGGCCGGGGCGGCGGGCTGACGACGTCGCTGCGGCACCCGACGCCCCGCGAGCGGGAGAACAACCGGCAGCGCGAGCGCCGGCGGCGCCAGGTTGCCGCCAGGATCTACGCCGGCCTGCGCGCCCGCGCCGGGTACGCGCTGCCCAAGCACGCCGACCAGAACGACGTGCTCCGCGCGCTCTGCGCCGAGGCCGGCTACCACGTCGACGACGAGGGCAACGTCACGCGTCACCAGGTCAGCCGTCGGCGCCGCCACGCCCGTCCCTCATACATGGACGCATTGCGTCGTTCTCGGTCGCGTCTCAGCCCCCACCTAGggatttgttttttttttttcGTGGGCGCGGTGTGACCGTGTGAGGAGAGTTCAATCTGACGAATCGGGAGGTTAGTTGAAGACGAAGTGGGATCCGCGATTTTGGGCCGCGACTGGGTGTTGGCTCCACTGGGCTCTTTCAACGAAGTAAAAAAGAGCCCACCCAACTCCCAGCTCAGTAACCCACATATTGGGCCTTCTATGTTCCTGTTGGTCCTCAGTCCCTCACCTGTCGTCCATGAACGACGGCATGCCCCACGGCAGCCGGGCGCAACCGCAGCCGCAGCGGCAGGAAGCAGGCGCGGACGCGAAGGCGTGCCGCCGAGGTGGAGCGTAGGGTCCAAGCACGGCCGAATCTGAATCTGAATCTGAATCTGCAGGGTGTCGGCGACGGCGCGGCGGGCCCAAGCTGCAGCTCCGATCACCAGAAGCCTTCCTCCATAAGCGGAACGGTGGAGGCGGCGACCCtgcagcaggagcaggagcagcagcatCAGGGGCAGCGGGAGGAGGGAGTCAACATGTCACTTGAGCTCACCCTTTCCTTCGCCTACATGTAGCTACCACCCTTCTGCTCTAACTAACTCTAGCGACCAGCCAGCGTGCCGTAGTACTGTCAAAGAATATTGGAAGGAAGTTGTAAATCACCTCAGCGTCCTTCACAATCTGTAAGCCATGCAATGACGATTTGCCATACAGTTTGCATGAGCATGACTACAGGCTTGTACATAGCCTGTGAACCAAAGCGACCTaccaaataaataaatattttttGTAAAAAAAGAGAAATTTTATTGAGCTAGTACACATTTTCTGTTGTGATTTGTGAAGACAAAGGGGAACACAAATAGCATCGATCGCATCACACACACAAAGAAGTAAAGCAAACGAGCTAGCTAGCTGATCAACAGACGATGGCTCAGGCGCTCAGCTCAAGCTGGTGTCCCGCCGCAGGCCGACGCCCTCGTTGACGCCGGAGACGAGCTCGGCCTCGAAGTTCCCCGACGACATGGACGGCAGCCGCTCGTACACCCTGGACCCGAGGTGCTGCAGCTTCTTCTGCTGCGTCTTCACGGTCTTGCTGATGATCTTGTAGTTCCACCTCTGCTGCACGTACACGGCGGCGGCCAGCGCCACGGCCACGAGCGGGATCGCCACATCGCCGAACCGGGAGTAGAAGTCCAGGCTCGTGTTCACGAACTCGTACTCCTCGGCGAAGTAGGGATTGATGGCCGGCGCCTTGATGTAGTCGTACAGGTGCGGCAGCAGCCGCACCGCCGTCACGCCGACGTAGTAGCTCTTCTTCAGCGGCTTGCAGTTGATCCGCCACACCACGTTGCCGACCACCTGCGGGAGGAGGAAGAAATCCTGCGCCATCCCGATGTACTCCTCCAGCGTCACCGCCCACTCCCGCAGCGCGTGCGTCCTCCCGCGCGCGTCCATGTACGACCCGTCGTCCCGCACCGGCCGGCTGTACACGTTCACGTAGTGCGCCGCCAGGACCACCGCGAAGCCCACCAGGTGCGCGCCGAGGCTGTAGACCAGCACCTTCCGGTCGCTCGGCACGCGGCCGGGCTCCAGCGGCGACCGCGTCAGCAGCCGGATGCGCGACCGCCAGACCTTCTGCGCCAGCCGGAGCGTCAGGAGGAACGCGGCGAGGATGAGGATCTTCACGATGCAGTCGATGGTCCAGTACAGGCTGCTCTTGTCCACCTCGTACGACGGCGGCACGGCGCCGTCGTCAGAGCCCGCGGCGATGCGGGCGAACAGGGCCTCGGCGCCGGTGATCAGCGGCACGCTGTACCCGACCGCCTGCACGCCCAGCATCACCAGCGACACGTACGGCATCACGTCGGTGTTCGCCTTGATGTACATCAGCTGGCTCAGCTCCACGGCGATGGCCGCCGCCAGCGTCGCGATGCGGAGGATCCCCTCGACGCTGCGCCGGGACAGGATGTCCTGCCGCTGCTCCCGGTACATGATCGGCAGCGTCTGGAGCTTGGTCGCGTTGAAGTGCAGCGGGTCGCCGGGGTCGCGCGTGCTGGCTACGTGCACCTTCACCGTGGGGTTTATCAGCCACCGCGCCGTCGTCGGCGGGTAATCCACCCTCATCTCGATCGAGCAGTCCATGCCATCCTCGACCTCTTTCAGCGCCGAGAAGGTTTGCCGAGTCGCTTGAATGCTTCGGCAGCCGATCAGGTACATCCGTCCATTCACCGGATTGTACACGCCTTCCATGAACAAGCTCGACACGTTCCCGTAAGGATTCCCGGACAGCGAGACCTCGGCGGACACGTTGAGAAGAGATGACTCTGCTGGctgcgacgacgacgacgtcgtCGATGAGGACTCTGACTGCGACGACGTCCAGGAGGACGCTTTGCCCCCTCCGAGCTCGCCGGGCATTCCGGGAAACTCCGTAGCCAACTGCTCTATCGAGGTACGGCCGACGAGTGATCCGAGCGAGAGCACCTCCAGCTGAAAGAACGACCGCTCGAACCGTTCACGAGGGAACGGGTCTGGCACGGCCGCGACGTGGAGGGTGAGGTCGGCCGCGAGGCTGGACAAGCTCATCGCGTCGTCGTTGAGGCCTTCGGCTTTCTTCGGGTAGCTGAGGAGCGACTTGGCGAGGGCGGCCCCGAATTCGAACGGCTCGCTGCGCCTCAGAAAATCGCTGGCCTGCCGCACCTTCGTGTAGTTGTACGCCATGCTCAGAGGCGCGCCGCCCGAGACGCCGAACCGGCTCCAGAGCTCCATCGGGTGCACCGTGTGTTTGATCGTGAGCGGGAAGTGGgcaacgccgccgccgccgccgtcgacgcGGGTGATCTGCCCCACCGTGAGGCTGCGGCGGGTGGCCGTGAAGGTGGTCTGCACGTACAGGCACACGCGGGAGTGGCACGCCTCGGCGCCGACGCCGAGGCAGCCCACCATGCAGAGCTGCCCCGTGGACGCGCGCCACACCCCCTCGGCCGAGAGGGTCGTGCCGCCGAGCCCGCTCCGCTTCCCCGCCGAGTACTTGTGCTCCCACGGCGGCACGGCGCGGAACACGGCCGACACCCGCGCCGTGCTCTCGCCGCCCGGGGCGTTCCTCGGCTCGCACCGGACGTCCTGCATCACGACTCTCACGTCCGTGAAGGCACCGTCCGTCGCGTCGACGGTCTTGTCCGTCTCGAACGGCCCGAGCCTTCGGCAGAACGCGTCCGTGGAGTTGCACCGCCAGTTCGGGACGACGGCGAGCACGTCCTCCGACGTGAACCGGTCGAGGATGCCGCAGAAGGAGTTGCCCCTGTACAGGCCCCGGCCGCCGCCGAGGATGTCGTCGCGGTAAGGGTGAGCGCTGCACGCTCTGTCCACGAGCTTCTCGGAGCCGAACTTGTAGTTGGAGTAGGCGCCCAGCTGCGACAGCAGGTGCACGGCGTCGAAGTACGCGACGTCCGACttggcgctcgtgctcgtcagctCGCCGCGCACGGCGCGCGTCGTCAGCGTGAGCGTCGTCGGGTACCGGAGCACGAGCAGTAGGTTTCCGTCCTTGGTGACCGGCGGCTGGAAGCTGTCGCGGCCGGTGTCCTTGGCCCAGTCCCAGGGGTTGCCGCCGTCGCTGCCGCGCCTCGGCAGCAGGGCGTCGCCGACCATGCAGAGCACGCTCTCGCCGTCGCCGTTCTCGGTGTACACGCCCTCGAAGAGGATCTTAAGCTCGGTGCTCCCGGGCCACACCTTGAGCTCGGGCGACACGTACGTCCCCATCACGGGGCCCGTGCCGTTGCGGGAGACGGCGACGCCGAGCACGCCGCTGACGTTGAGGGCCGTTTTCCCCCGGAACCCCACGTCGACGTGCGTGAGCATGAACGAGGCCAGCCGCAGCGGGTCCGGCGCCTGATCGCCCGACACGTCGGTGCCGTCGAACGGCATCAGCGGCACGccgtcgtcgtcctgcttccaGTCCCCCTTGACGAAGCTGAGCTCCGGCATGAGGGCGTTGGCGCGGTTGGCGTCGAACGTGAGCTCGGTGGCGGCGGACAGCACCGACCGGCATTGCCGCTTGACGTCGGCGGAGCGGACGTACTCGTGCGGGATGAAGAGAGGCTGGCCGCCTCCCATCGGCACCATCTTTGGATCCATCCGTGGCCCAGTCTGGTGGAAGAGATCAAACGCGGAGGCGATGGCAAGGAACGGCAGCAAGAACGCGGCCACGAGCCGCAGGTTTGCCGACACCATTGCTGCGAGAGAGCAAGCTCTCAGCTTTTGATCGAGGTGGCGGTACTCTTTAGCTATCAGCTTGTCCGTGCTTCAGAGATTTGGTAGCCTGCATTTGGAGAGAAAAAACACGCGAGAACAACAGATTGAATTTATTTGCAAAATCTTCAGGGCTTTTTTTCACGAAATTCTTGCTACGGACCAAAGCGACAGTAAAACGAGCACACTTCTTGTCTGCTTCGACATCAAAATATGCGGAAAATTGCAAAGCTGCAGTGAAACAAGATGGAGTAAACTTCGTCGCTGACCTCAACATGGAAGTATCTTCGTTCAGTCCCCTTCCGCGTCCAAGCAGTGGCACAAGATCCTGTGCTCTGCTACAGTGCATTAGAGGTTCCTGAGCAGAATGTGTCAGGTCTAGAACAATTCTGGGCCAGATTGGATCACTCGGAACCCAATCTTTATAAATAAACCGCGCCTTGGATGCCTGCGCCGCATTGTTTATCCACCTGCTAACAATCCCTTGGGCCTCTCAGGATCGGCGCTTCTCGGAGGCTGCGCACATATAGAATTCGGTTTGACTTCCGCGCGAAGTGACCCAGAAGCAGAGAGCAAGCGTGCAGACTCCCACAAACGCCCCGGCCCAGAGCACAGGAAGCCGGAGAAGGCTGGACACTGGAAAGGGGCGGTTTGGGTATCGGCGTGCAACATTTGGGGGGCCACGGCCATCGACAACGAGCGACCGAGAGAGTTGACGAGGCTGCACAGGTGGCGCCCGCGGCCGCTGCGCCGGGCATCGCGGCAGTTGCGCGGCAGTCCATGCATGGCATGTCACGCCGGAGAGGACGGCGGCATGTGTCGTCCACGTGAACGAGGAGGAGTATACAGGTGTGTGCCCTTGGCACTTGAGGCTCATGTCCGGATATATATAACCCAGGCTTCGTAAACTGACAAGTGACAACGCTATTAGCCTATTACTACTGCTGAACGGCCCATGTTCTGACAGTTTCAATGGATTTGGTAGCCCATTGCCCCATTGTAACGACAGAGATAGATTGGTCCTTACTATGGGCCCAGGTTTAATGTGCAGCGCCATGTGGACCTAGGCAGGCTCGCCCTCTGCAATTGCGACTTGCAAGACGGAAATACGCGCCGTATACCCCCGGGACGTTTCCATTTTCTAAAAATTGGGGTTTTCTTCTTTTTATTTTCACTCTTCCAAGGTAAAAGTGAAAATCAAGAAACTTTACTCCTCAAAATGAAAACAAGAATACTTCCCCATCCAGAAAACGATACGGTTTCAGTTCTGATCCTATTCAAACTGTCCAAAATTTAACCAGATCTATTTTAGAAAAAAACATCAATgtttataataataaaatagttaTGGACAAGAATATATTCCATGGTTAGTATGATAATACTTATTTGATGCCATATTTTTTTGTAAATTT
This genomic window contains:
- the LOC103649676 gene encoding uncharacterized protein, which encodes MVSANLRLVAAFLLPFLAIASAFDLFHQTGPRMDPKMVPMGGGQPLFIPHEYVRSADVKRQCRSVLSAATELTFDANRANALMPELSFVKGDWKQDDDGVPLMPFDGTDVSGDQAPDPLRLASFMLTHVDVGFRGKTALNVSGVLGVAVSRNGTGPVMGTYVSPELKVWPGSTELKILFEGVYTENGDGESVLCMVGDALLPRRGSDGGNPWDWAKDTGRDSFQPPVTKDGNLLLVLRYPTTLTLTTRAVRGELTSTSAKSDVAYFDAVHLLSQLGAYSNYKFGSEKLVDRACSAHPYRDDILGGGRGLYRGNSFCGILDRFTSEDVLAVVPNWRCNSTDAFCRRLGPFETDKTVDATDGAFTDVRVVMQDVRCEPRNAPGGESTARVSAVFRAVPPWEHKYSAGKRSGLGGTTLSAEGVWRASTGQLCMVGCLGVGAEACHSRVCLYVQTTFTATRRSLTVGQITRVDGGGGGVAHFPLTIKHTVHPMELWSRFGVSGGAPLSMAYNYTKVRQASDFLRRSEPFEFGAALAKSLLSYPKKAEGLNDDAMSLSSLAADLTLHVAAVPDPFPRERFERSFFQLEVLSLGSLVGRTSIEQLATEFPGMPGELGGGKASSWTSSQSESSSTTSSSSQPAESSLLNVSAEVSLSGNPYGNVSSLFMEGVYNPVNGRMYLIGCRSIQATRQTFSALKEVEDGMDCSIEMRVDYPPTTARWLINPTVKVHVASTRDPGDPLHFNATKLQTLPIMYREQRQDILSRRSVEGILRIATLAAAIAVELSQLMYIKANTDVMPYVSLVMLGVQAVGYSVPLITGAEALFARIAAGSDDGAVPPSYEVDKSSLYWTIDCIVKILILAAFLLTLRLAQKVWRSRIRLLTRSPLEPGRVPSDRKVLVYSLGAHLVGFAVVLAAHYVNVYSRPVRDDGSYMDARGRTHALREWAVTLEEYIGMAQDFFLLPQVVGNVVWRINCKPLKKSYYVGVTAVRLLPHLYDYIKAPAINPYFAEEYEFVNTSLDFYSRFGDVAIPLVAVALAAAVYVQQRWNYKIISKTVKTQQKKLQHLGSRVYERLPSMSSGNFEAELVSGVNEGVGLRRDTSLS
- the LOC103649675 gene encoding uncharacterized protein LOC103649675; amino-acid sequence: MERQAGAGREEGVAAAPRKGCIRSTQGPWTVRRRGRGGGLTTSLRHPTPRERENNRQRERRRRQVAARIYAGLRARAGYALPKHADQNDVLRALCAEAGYHVDDEGNVTRHQGVGDGAAGPSCSSDHQKPSSISGTVEAATLQQEQEQQHQGQREEGVNMSLELTLSFAYM